A window from Capsicum annuum cultivar UCD-10X-F1 unplaced genomic scaffold, UCD10Xv1.1 ctg82994, whole genome shotgun sequence encodes these proteins:
- the LOC107867696 gene encoding probable carboxylesterase 120, whose product MAYHAGLRVAATAYKELEPVKIKGLILHQPYFSGKNRTKSEEKLKDDQLLPLHAIDKMFDLSLPKGTLDHDHEYSNPFLNRGSKHVDDMVARGWAVLVTGVSEDPLVDNAHNFANFMEEKGIKTFKLFGDGYHAIEGFEPSKATALIGATKDFICATKN is encoded by the coding sequence GGTTACGAGTAGCAGCTACGGCATATAAAGAACTAGAACCAGTGAAGATCAAAGGGCTAATTTTGCATCAACCATATTTCAGTGGAAAAAACAGGACAAAATCTGAAGAGAAGCTAAAGGATGATCAACTTTTGCCATTACACGCAATTGACAAGATGTTCGACTTGTCCCTGCCAAAAGGGACACttgatcatgatcatgaatatTCCAATCCATTTCTTAATAGAGGGTCAAAGCATGTAGATGATATGGTCGCACGAGGCTGGGCGGTTCTTGTAACTGGTGTCTCTGAAGATCCTCTGGTTGATAACGCACACAACTTTGCAAATTTTATGGAAGAGAAAGGCATAAAAACTTTCAAGCTCTTTGGAGATGGTTATCATGCTATTGAAGGGTTTGAACCCTCAAAGGCAACAGCTTTAATTGGCGCCACCAAGGATTTCATATGTgctactaaaaattaa